The sequence GCGGGAGGTTAGATGGGTTGTCTCGTCTTTGGGTCCTATCGGTCCCATCCGTCCTATCGGCTCTATTCCCCTCACCCACAGGTACGCATAGCCGCCAGTGGTTCGCCAGTAGCTCCGGAGCTTATGGCGACCGTGCCGTGTGCATGCTCTTGCCGTGAAGACACTTCGGGCGGGCAGGCTCGACGCAAGAAAATCGTTCCGTACTGCCAAATATCCTCTTACCTACGCGTTGGCCTGCGGCCAGCCGCAACCGAGGGTGGACAAGGTGGACAGTGTGAACACCGTGGACTCCGATGCCCGCCCGCTCTTCGCTGTTTGCACCTGCCCACTCTGTCCACAATGTCCACCGTGTCCACCTTGTGTTTTCCGGGAACGCACACTATCCTATCGCACAGCGCGGGCGCCCGCGAGGTTGGGACTGTAAAGGGGCTGCACATGAGCGGCTGGCGACTGGCGTTGTGCGCGACTCTGCTCGCGTGTTCGGCCGCGCTCGGCGGCGAGGGCGCGCTGCCGCCGAAGCAGCTCTTCACCTGGGAGGAGCTGCCGCCCATCCCCAGCCGCCTTGGCGTCGGTGGGCCGTTTGTAGGCGTCAGCGGTGGCGACCTCATCGTTACCGGCGGCGCTAATTTCCCTACCCCCCTCTTCGAGGGGGGCAAGAAGCAGTGGGTGGATACGGTCTTCAGCCTGGACCCTCGGAGAATGAGCCGCGAGGATGGGGAGTGGGGAGCGATGGCTCGCCTTCGCCAGCCGCTTGCCTATGGGGCCTCGGTGACGTGGAAGGACAACCTGGTGTGCATCGGCGGCTGCGATGCCGAGAGGTGCTGCACCCTTGTGTTCCGGTGGGTCAGGCAGTTCGAGCCCGACTTCCCGCCTCTCCCCAAGCCCTGCGCGATGATGGGCGCGGCGCTGATCGGCGACACGATCTACGTGGCGGGCGGGCAGGAAACGCCGACCGCGACCGAGGGGATGAGGAACTTCTGGGCACTCGACCTGTCAAAGCCAGGCGCCAAGTGGCAGGAGCTTGAGCCCTGGCCCGGGCCGGGGCGCGTCCTGCCGGTCGTGGCCGCGCAGAGCGATGGCTACGAAACGCAGGTCTACGTGATCAGCGGCGCGGAGCTGTTCGCCGGCCCCGACGCCAAGCCGGCCCGCCGCTATCTGACCGACGGCTACGCCTACAGCCCGAAGGCGAAGACGTGGCGGCGCATCGCCGACGCGCCGCGGCCCGTCGTGGCCGCGCCCGCCATCGCCAGCGGCCAGGCGCACATCCTCGTCTTCGGCGGCGACGATGGGGCGAACGCGAACCGCGTCCAGGAGCTGAAGGACAGTCACCCCGGCTTCTCCCGCGACGTCCTGGGCTACCATACGATCACGAACACCTGGGCGAAGCTGGGCGAGATGCCCCTCGGCCAGGTCACAACGGTCGCCGTCCGCTGGCAGGGCGGCATTGTGATCCCCAGCGGCGAAATCCGCCCAGGCGCCCGCACGCCCAAGGTTTTCATCGCTCGGCCGGTGGAGCGCGAGACCCATTTCCAGGCCCTCGACTACATGGTGCTCGCGGCGTATCTCCTCGCCCTGGTCGCCATCGGCTTCTACATTGCGCCCCGTGAGAAGAGCACCGACGACTTCTTCCTCGCCGGCCGCCGCGTGCCCTGGTGGGCGGCGGGGCTGAGCATCTTCGGCACACAGCTCAGCGCCATCACATTTCTCTCCATCCCCGCCGCCGTCTTCGCCACCGACTGGGTGCCGTTCCTCGCCAACCTGTGCATCGTGCTCGTCGCGCCCGTGGTGGTCTACTTCTACCTGCCGTTCTTCCGGCGGCTGAACGTCACGACGGCCTACGAATACCTGGAGAAGCGGTTCAACCTGGCCGTGCGGCTCTTCGGCAGCGTGTCGTTCATCCTCTACCAGCTCGGGCGGATGGGCATCGTGGTGCTCCTGCCCGCGCTCGCGCTGTCCGCGGTGAGCGGGCTGGACGTCACCGCCTCCATTCTCATCATGGGCGTGCTGGCGACCTTCTACACGGTGCTCGGCGGCATCGAGGCCGTGATTTGGACCGATGTGCTCCAGGTCTTCGTGCTGATGGGCGGGGCCGTGCTGTGCCTGGGCGTGATGGCGGCGGGCACGGAGGGGGGCCTCGGCGGCCTCGCGGCACAGGGCGCCGCCGATGGGAAGTTCCGCCTCGTCAACTGGACCTGGGACTGCACGGCGATGTCGCTGTGGGTCGTCGTCCTGGGCAATTTCCTCACTGTGCTCGTGCCCTACACCACCGACCAGGCGGTCGTGCAGCGCTACCTGACCACGCGCGACGAGAGGTCGGCGGCGCGCTCGATCTGGACGAATGCCTTCCTAAGCGTGCCGGCGTCGCTGCTGTTCTTCGGCATCGGCACGGCGCTCTACGTCTTCTACAAGAGCCGGCCCGCGTTGCTCGACCCGGCGCAGGAGAACAACGCGGTCTTCGCGTCGTTCATCGCCCGCGAGCTGCCGGTTGGGGTCTCGGGCCTCGTCATCGCGGGCGTGTTCGCCGCCGCCATGTCCACCCTCGACAGCTCGATGAACAGCATAGCGACGGCGCTGGTGACCGACTTCTATCGCCGTCTCAGGCCGGCTGCCGACGACCGCCGGTGCCTTCGGCTGGCCCGCTGGCTCACGGGCATTCTGGGGGCGTTGGGCACGGGCGCCGCGCTGCTGCTGGCGGCCCTCAACATCCGCTATCTGTGGTTCTTCTTCACCAGCATGCTCGGGCTGCTCGGCGGCGCGTTGGCGGGGGTGTTCGCATTGGGCATCTTCACCCGGCGGGCCAACGGGGCGGGCGCGCTCATCGGCGGGGCGGCCGGCATCGCGGCCTCGGCCTTCGCCTGCTATGGCACACCCATCCACTTCTACCTCTACGGCGCGATCGGCGTGGCCGTGGCCTTCGCCGTCGGCTACGCGGCCAGCTTCGCCTTCCCCCGCGCGGCCCGGCCCCTCGATGGCCTGACCGCGTTCACGATGCGGAAGGCCGCTGATCCTGCCCTTTACCCGCCGGGGCGTTCGTGATAGGATGAGGGCATGTCGAGAGTTGATTCACTGCGAATGGACAAGTCTGCCTTTTCCGTGGCGCCTCTCTCCGCCGCGTCGGATGAGCGGGAGTACTGGCTCTCACGGACCCCGCAGGAGCGCCTCGAGGCCCTGGAGACCATGCGGCAGATCCTCTATGGCTACGACCCATCTACCGCCCGACTTCAGAGACTTCTTGAGGTTGCTCAACGAGAACCGCGTTGAGTACCTCCTCATCGGCGGCCACGCCGTGGGCTACCACGGCTATCCCAGGGGCACCGCCGACATGGAGGTCTGGGTGGCGATCAGCCCGGAGAACGCGCAGCGGCTGGCGCGCACGCTCCAGCAGTTCGGCTTCTCTGCCCCCGAGGTGCAACCCGACCTCTTCCTGAAGCCAGACCAGATCATCCGCATGGGCGTGCCGCCGCTGCGGATCGAGATCGCCACCTCGATCTCCGGCGTGCGCTTCGAGGAATGCTACGCCGCCAGGGTGATCGGCGTTCTCGATGGCATCGAGGTGAACCTGATCAGCCTGCCGCACCTGAGAGCCAACAAGCAAGCCTGCGGCCGGCACAAGGACCTGGACGACCTGGAGAACCTGCCGGGCGCCTGCTGAGGCCCCGGCACAAGGCGGAGGCGCACATGAGGCGAGCGTGGCTGGTGGTGGCTCCCCTGCTCCACGCCACGGCGGCGGCGGCAGGCGACTTGGCGTTCGTCGAAAGGGGCGCACCGAAGCTGGTCCGAGAGGTCGGGGCGAAATGGAAGCAGGCGGACGGCGCGCTCGAAGGCGGCGGCGTGAACAACTTCCTCTTCGCGGGCAAGGCGCTCGGGCCAGGCGATTTCCACGTCAGGGCACGCCTGGCCATCACCGGCCTCAAGAGCAGCGCGGCCTCGTTCACCTTCGACGGCCATAGCCACTTCGGCTTCGACGGGCGGGGCGGCCAGTTCTTCGTGGAAGGCCCGCTCCTCGGCGGCGCGACGAAGATGCTCAAGCCCAATGCCGACCTCATCGCCGAAGGCAGGCCCTTCCTCTTCGAGGCGGTCCGCAAGGGCGACGAGATCGCCTTCTTGCTCGACGGCAAGGAAGCGCATAGGATACCCTTCAAGCCCACGGGCGACCTCAGCTTCGGCTTCCGCCCCTGGAGAAGCACCATGCAGATCAGCGAGTTCTCCGCCGAAGGCAACCTCATCGATCCCCCCAAGCCCCTCGAAGGCCAGGTGGACGTCTTCATCAGCGGCCAGGACGGCTATCACACCTACCGCATCCCCGCGGTCATCGTGACGCCGAAGGGCACGCTGCTCGCCTTCTGCGAGGGGCGGAAGAACAGCTCCAGCGATACGGGCGACATTGACATCGTGCTCAAGCGCTCGACCGACGGCGGGAAGACGTGGGGCAAGATGCAGGTCGTCGCCGACCACGGCCCACACGTCATCGGCAACCCCTGTCCCGTAGTGGACCGCGCCACAGGCACCATCTGGATGCCGCTGACCCGCAACCGCGGCGACGAGCCGGAAAGCCAGATTATGAAGGGCACGACGACTGAGCCGCGAACCGTCTGGCTCACCAAGAGCACCGACGACGGCCTCACCTGGAGCGAGCCGGTCAACATCTCCGAGACGACCCGCCAGCCCCACTGGCGCTGGTACGCCACCGGGCCGGGCGTTGGCATCCAACTGAAGAGCGGCCGCCTGCTCATCCCCTGCGACCACTCGGACCATTCGGACCCCAAAGCCCACCCCTACCGCTCCCACGTGATTTACAGCGACGACCACGGGGCGACGTGGAAGCTCGGCGGCACCATCGCCGACCGCGTGAACGAATGCCAGGTCGCCGAACTCGCCGACGGCGCGCTGATGATGAACATGCGCTCCTATCACGGCAGAAACCGCCGCGCCATCTCCGTCAGCAAGGATGGCGGCCTCACCTGGAGCGAGCCGACCCTCGACGATGCCCTCATCGAGCCCGT is a genomic window of Planctomycetota bacterium containing:
- a CDS encoding sodium/solute symporter (Members of the Solute:Sodium Symporter (SSS), TC 2.A.21 as described in tcdb.org, catalyze solute:Na+ symport. Known solutes for members of the family include sugars, amino acids, nucleosides, inositols, vitamins, urea or anions, depending on the system.) is translated as MSGWRLALCATLLACSAALGGEGALPPKQLFTWEELPPIPSRLGVGGPFVGVSGGDLIVTGGANFPTPLFEGGKKQWVDTVFSLDPRRMSREDGEWGAMARLRQPLAYGASVTWKDNLVCIGGCDAERCCTLVFRWVRQFEPDFPPLPKPCAMMGAALIGDTIYVAGGQETPTATEGMRNFWALDLSKPGAKWQELEPWPGPGRVLPVVAAQSDGYETQVYVISGAELFAGPDAKPARRYLTDGYAYSPKAKTWRRIADAPRPVVAAPAIASGQAHILVFGGDDGANANRVQELKDSHPGFSRDVLGYHTITNTWAKLGEMPLGQVTTVAVRWQGGIVIPSGEIRPGARTPKVFIARPVERETHFQALDYMVLAAYLLALVAIGFYIAPREKSTDDFFLAGRRVPWWAAGLSIFGTQLSAITFLSIPAAVFATDWVPFLANLCIVLVAPVVVYFYLPFFRRLNVTTAYEYLEKRFNLAVRLFGSVSFILYQLGRMGIVVLLPALALSAVSGLDVTASILIMGVLATFYTVLGGIEAVIWTDVLQVFVLMGGAVLCLGVMAAGTEGGLGGLAAQGAADGKFRLVNWTWDCTAMSLWVVVLGNFLTVLVPYTTDQAVVQRYLTTRDERSAARSIWTNAFLSVPASLLFFGIGTALYVFYKSRPALLDPAQENNAVFASFIARELPVGVSGLVIAGVFAAAMSTLDSSMNSIATALVTDFYRRLRPAADDRRCLRLARWLTGILGALGTGAALLLAALNIRYLWFFFTSMLGLLGGALAGVFALGIFTRRANGAGALIGGAAGIAASAFACYGTPIHFYLYGAIGVAVAFAVGYAASFAFPRAARPLDGLTAFTMRKAADPALYPPGRS
- a CDS encoding sialidase family protein; translation: MRRAWLVVAPLLHATAAAAGDLAFVERGAPKLVREVGAKWKQADGALEGGGVNNFLFAGKALGPGDFHVRARLAITGLKSSAASFTFDGHSHFGFDGRGGQFFVEGPLLGGATKMLKPNADLIAEGRPFLFEAVRKGDEIAFLLDGKEAHRIPFKPTGDLSFGFRPWRSTMQISEFSAEGNLIDPPKPLEGQVDVFISGQDGYHTYRIPAVIVTPKGTLLAFCEGRKNSSSDTGDIDIVLKRSTDGGKTWGKMQVVADHGPHVIGNPCPVVDRATGTIWMPLTRNRGDEPESQIMKGTTTEPRTVWLTKSTDDGLTWSEPVNISETTRQPHWRWYATGPGVGIQLKSGRLLIPCDHSDHSDPKAHPYRSHVIYSDDHGATWKLGGTIADRVNECQVAELADGALMMNMRSYHGRNRRAISVSKDGGLTWSEPTLDDALIEPVCQASFLRYTLAGPQDPSISFRAGRNRLLFSNPASTSRVNMTVRLSYDEGKTWPVARTINPGPSAYSCLTVLPDLTIGCLYERGDRSAYEKITFARFTLGWLTDGSDRLEARPE